TTTGATAACTTTGGAACACTGCAAAGAGCATTTTCAGGGGATGATATAAATGGTGGAATTAATACAGGAGATCTAAATGTTCAGATTACTTATGATGTTCAAGGATCAAATGTTGATACAGCGGTAGAGGGTTTCCAAACCCAAACTTTTAACTTAAACCTTGGTGAAGTAGGTAGTAATACATCATCAATTACCCAATATGGTTCATCTAGTTCTACAAAGGCTTTTGCCCAGGATGGATACTCAATGGGTTATTTAGAAAACTTTCAAATAGACCAGAGTGGTAATATTACCGGAGTTTATTCTAACGGAACAAATAGGGTTTTAGGTCAGGTAGCACTGGCTACATTTACAAATCCTGGTGGTTTAGAGAAGGCTGGGGAGACAAACTTTGTAGTATCAAATAACTCAGGGGATGCAAACATTGGTCCTAGTGGTATAGCCGGTAAGGGTAAGTTTATATCAGGTGCCCTTGAGATGAGTAATGTTGACTTAGCCGGAGAGTTTACCGATATGATCGTAACTCAAAGAGGTTTCCAGGCTAATAGTAAAACAATTACAACTTCAGATCAGATGTTACAGGAACTTCTGACTCTAAAGAGATAGTTTAAGTGATTGAAGTAACGTTTCTTGGGAAAAAAGGTGAGGTTATGTATTTAAATCCTCACCAAATTGAGTATATACAGTCAAAACCTGATACGGTTATTATGATGTTAAGTGGTAAAAAACTTGTAGTAGCAGAGAGTTATGAGGAAATATATAGAAGAATAGTTGAGTACCGTCGAGAAATTGGTGCTTTTAAAAATGAGGAATAGATAGATGGATTTAGCTTCAATTGGTGGATTTGTTCTTGGAATGGGTCTTATATTATGGGGTATTTTATTTGGTGGTAATGCCCTTGTTCTTTATTGGGATGCCCCTTCTCTAGTTATTGTTGTAGGTGGTTCATTTGCAGGTATGCTTGCAATGAGCCCTATAAGCCGAATAACAGCTTTAGGAAAACTTTTTGGTGTATTTTTTAATATGCAGGTTTTTAATAAAGAGGAGATTATATCCCAACTTGTAGCATTTTCCGAAAGTGCCAGAAAAGAGGGTTTACTAAGTCTAGATGATGCTTTAAATGATGTAGAAGATGACTTTTTACGAGGAGGAATGCGACTTGTTGTTGATGGATCAGACCCTGATGTAATTAAATCGGTTTTATATAGTGACCTTGATAAAATAGAGAGTCGTCACCAAAAGGGGATCGATTTTTTTGGAAACTGGGGAACTTTAGGTCCAGCATTTGGTATGATCGGTACTCTTATTGGTCTAATTGGTATGATGGCGAATCTTGAGGATATATCCTCTGTTGGTAAAAATATGGGTGTTGCCTTAATTACAACATTTTACGGTTCAATTTTAGCCAACTTATTTCTTATTCCTATACAGAAAAAACTAGAAGATAAACATCAGGATGAGATGTTAGTTAAAGAGATTATGGTTGAAGGGATTTTATCAATTCAAGCAGGGGATAACCCAAGAATTCTAGAGCAAAAACTATATACATTCCTTGCCCCAGACGAGAGACCGGCAGGTGGTGGCGGAGAGGAGTAATATATGGCTGATCCTGAACAAAAAAAATGCCCCAAATGTGAAGATGGAGCTCCAGCTTGGCTTGCAACATATGGGGACATGGTAACACTTTTAATGTGTTTCTTTGTTATTTTAATGAACCCTGAAGCTATAGATGGTGCAAGATTAGAGCTGATTTTGGCATCTTTTACAGGTTTAGGTCCCCTAGAAGGTGGTAATACCCTAGAGGTTGGAAACTTAGCTGAACTAGGTAACTCTGTAATGACCCTACCATCAACAGCAAAGGGTCGTGGATTAGATAAGGCTAGGCAGAGTGCAGTAAGTCTATTCTCTCCTGAAATTAAATCTAAACAAGTTATGATTAAAGAGGATGAGAGAGGGTTAGTTATATCCCTTGCAGGGGATTCCTTTTTTAGACCTGCTAGTGCAGAGGTTGATATAGAGAGATCCAGGGAGACTTTGAAAAAAGCAGCAGATCTTCTAAGTAGTTCCCTATTAAGCGATAGAAAGTTTAGAATAGAGGGACATACAGATTCAGGGGCTGTTGATCCAAATGGTAAATGGCCAAGTAACTGGGAATTAGCTAGTGCAAGAAGTAATAATGTATTAAAATATTTAGTAGAATTTGGTTCCGATGAGAGTCAATTTAGTACAGCATCTTTTGCTGATACAGTTCCTGTGGATACAAGTGGAACTCCAGAAGGGGATGCATATAATAGAAGGGTTGAAATAGTTGTTTTAGCCGATGGACATTTATAAGGTAAATAGTTTTATCTATTTGCATTATGTGAATTTTTCTGATATTGTAAAAAAATATGATAGGTGTAGTTTATGTCTGATGAAGAAGAGTTATCAAACGCTATAGAAGGTGATGATGGTTTTGATGCTGGTGGTGGTGTTCCATCTGCTGGTAGTAAGTCCAAAAGTGGTCTTGTAAAAATATTAACATGGGTTGTAGGTATAATTTGTGGTACAATATTTATTGTTACTGTAGTTGTTATAACAATTAAGGTTATAGATAGGGGTAATCAGTCCCAAAGTTTTGCCCAAGTATCTGAAGAGTACAACGCAAAACCTCCAATAATGGTTTTTTATGGATCTAATATGCCTCAAATACGGGGTAGAACTGCGGATAAAGTTCCTCAATCCTTTATTATAGAGTTAGATTTAGGTTATCCTGAGAGTATAAAAGAAGCTCTTTCAACTGAGATAACCTTAAGATTACCAGCAATTGTGGATCTGATTAGAAGTTATTTTAATAGTAAAAAGGCTGAAGAGTTATCCTACGAGAATGAGGAATTTTTAAAACTTCAGTTAAAAGAGAAAATAAATAGAATTTTAACCAATGGTCCTATTGAGACTGTTGTTTTTACAAAAAAAGATATATTTGCTTATTAAGGTTGGATAGTAGATGACAGAAGTTCTTTCCCAGGATGAGATAGACCAATTATTGACGGTTATTTCAGCCGGGGATGTTGAAGGTGAAGATACAAAACAGATCACAGATAGAAAAAACATAAAGATTTATGATTTTAAACGTCCTGATAAATTCTCAAAGGATCAGATAAGAACAGTTTCGGTTATGCATGATGCATTTGCTAGGCATACAACTACTTCTCTATCTGCAATGTTAAGGTCATTGGTAAATGTACATGTTGCCTCTGTAGACCAGTTAACATATGAAGAGTTTATACGATCTATCCCATCAACTACAGCTCTGGCTCTAATTAATATGGACCCTTTAAAGGGTTCAGCAATTTTAGAGATAGATCCAGCTATTACATTTTCAATGATTGATAGACTTTTTGGTGGCCCTGGGGAGAACTCTAAGGTTAACCGTGAGTTAAGTGATATTGAGCAATCAGTTATTGAGAGTATAATCGTAAGAATTTTAGGTAACCTTCGGGAGGCATGGTCCCAGGTAATAGATTTAAGACCAAGGCTTGGTAATATTGAGACTAATCCTCAGTTTGCTCAAATAGTTCCACCAACGGAGATGGTTATTTTAGTAACACTAGAGACTAGAATAGAGGATGTAGAGGGAATGATGAACTTTTGTATTCCATATCTAACTCTAGAGCCAATTATATCTAAACTTTCAGCACAATTTATGTATTCAACAATTAGACGTGGTTCCACTACGGAAAATTTAAACATATTAAAAGAGTCACTTTCTGTTATAGATGTTCTACTTTCTGCCGAAATAGGTAGTATGGAACTACCTGTAAGGGATGTAATATCAATACAGCCTGGGGATACCATACGACTACCAAATGTAAAGATTGGAGATCCTATGATCTTAAAAATTGGTAATAAGGCCAAATTTAAGTGTAGGCCAGGAATGGTTGGTAACTCTGTTGCAGTACAGGTTACTGAAAAACTAGAAGATATTACACCAGAAGAATTTGAAGAGTTAACAGGGGAGGATATTGACGAATGATGAGTGACGGTTCACTATCGCAAGATGAAATAGATGCATTATTATTCCAAGGAGGCAGTGATTCATTAGATGATTCATCTACTCCTAATATAACAGAGGCGGATAAGGATAATGTTCTCTCTTTAATAGATAAAACTAAAGAATCAATTTCAAATACGCTATCTGGAATGTTAGGGAAAAGTGTAAAACTCTCTCTAGGTTCTGCAGATATTACAAATAAAAGTTCACTTTTATCTAAACTGCCAGATGAAATGGTAGAGATAAAACTGGATTACAGTGGAGAGGCTCCAGGAGAGCATCTATATATAACAGAAAAAGATGATGCCTTAAAAATTGCAGGATTAATGTCTGGGCAAGATGGATTAGAACTTGATGCGATGGCACTTGCATCTATTGGTGAAGCGATTTCTCAAATAACTGGAACTCTTTTAACATCAATAGAGAGGGAGGCTAAAAAAAATGTCTCTCCATCAGCTCCAGAGGCTCAAAAAGTTCCAAAGGCGATGGTTAGATTCCCAGATGGCGATTTTGTATCAATTGAATTAATTCTAAATATCGAAGGGGATGGAACTGTTAAGTTTTATGAAATTTTTGATTCATCAATTGTTACAGCTTTAAACTTTCTTCCCCAGGATATCCCCCAAGCTCCTTCCTATATGGGTAATCAACAGCAACAACCACAACAGCAGCAACAGCAACAGCAGCAACCTATGAATATGGGGCAAAACCAACAGATGAATATGGGGATGGGACAAAACCAGCAGATGAATATGGGACAGAACCAACAAAATCAGATGGGAATGGGTCAAAATCCACAGATGATGGGTGGAGGTATGTATCAACAACCTATGTATCAGCAGCAGAATGTTCAAGGTGTTCAATATCCAAATCTAAATCAAGTTGATCTAAGTGGTATAGATAGTAGAAATATCGGCCTATTAATGGATGTTTCCATGGAGCTTACCGTTGAACTTGGTAGGACTAAGTGGCAAATCAAGGAGATTCTAGGTATTGGTGAAGGTACAATTATCGAGTTAGATAAGTTAGCTGGGGAACCGGTTGATATTCTTGTAAATAAAAACTTAATAGCCAGAGGGGAGGTTGTTGTTATTGACGAGAACTTTGGTGTAAGGGTTACTGAAATTGTATCTGCGGGAGCTAAATCCGTTGAGAATTAGAACATTAATAGTGATATTTCTATTCTCAATAAATTTTACTATCTTCTCTCAAGAGGGTAATGAAACAAAAAGAGATGAAGTTGATGAGACTAAGTTAAGCTTAACTGAGAATGCGAATAATACCCCTGAATTAGGTAATAATACCGTGGGGGTAAGGGACTACTTAGTCGTAGTTTTTGTATTAATACTAGTTATAGCTGCTCTTTACTTTGTTCTTAAGGTAATAAAAAAAGTTGGTGGTAATAGGGTAGGATTAGATAATGATTTAATACATGTTATATCAACAAAGGCTTTAAAGGGAACAACAGCCTTACATTTAGTTGAGGTTGGTAATCAGGTTTTTTTAATTGGAGCTACAGATAACAGTATTAACCCGATAGCAGAGATTACTGATAAGGAGACAAGGGATATGATTTCCTTAAATCTCTCCAGTGATAATGTACCACAAACATCTTTTTTTCAGTTTTTTTCAGATAAATTAAAAAGTAATAATATTGAAGAATCTAGTGAGCAGGCAACTCCCAAGGTTCAAACTAATAAGGATAAATTAGATAGATATTAATTTCACCTACTGGGGGGGAGATGAAAAAGTTTCTACTTATAATAGCTCTATTTTTAGCTGTTTTTAATATAAGTGCACAGGAGAATAATCCTGATGGTACAACAACTTTTGAAGAGGGGAATACTACACTTAACTCTATACCTTTTATTGATCTTGCAGTTAGGTCTCCAGAGGATAATAGGGAGGTAGCACTCTCTATACAACTTCTACTATTTTTAACTATATTAACCCTCTCACCAACTCTATTAGTCCTAT
Above is a genomic segment from Thiospirochaeta perfilievii containing:
- the fliM gene encoding flagellar motor switch protein FliM; the encoded protein is MTEVLSQDEIDQLLTVISAGDVEGEDTKQITDRKNIKIYDFKRPDKFSKDQIRTVSVMHDAFARHTTTSLSAMLRSLVNVHVASVDQLTYEEFIRSIPSTTALALINMDPLKGSAILEIDPAITFSMIDRLFGGPGENSKVNRELSDIEQSVIESIIVRILGNLREAWSQVIDLRPRLGNIETNPQFAQIVPPTEMVILVTLETRIEDVEGMMNFCIPYLTLEPIISKLSAQFMYSTIRRGSTTENLNILKESLSVIDVLLSAEIGSMELPVRDVISIQPGDTIRLPNVKIGDPMILKIGNKAKFKCRPGMVGNSVAVQVTEKLEDITPEEFEELTGEDIDE
- a CDS encoding motility protein A, with the translated sequence MDLASIGGFVLGMGLILWGILFGGNALVLYWDAPSLVIVVGGSFAGMLAMSPISRITALGKLFGVFFNMQVFNKEEIISQLVAFSESARKEGLLSLDDALNDVEDDFLRGGMRLVVDGSDPDVIKSVLYSDLDKIESRHQKGIDFFGNWGTLGPAFGMIGTLIGLIGMMANLEDISSVGKNMGVALITTFYGSILANLFLIPIQKKLEDKHQDEMLVKEIMVEGILSIQAGDNPRILEQKLYTFLAPDERPAGGGGEE
- a CDS encoding flagellar FlbD family protein produces the protein MIEVTFLGKKGEVMYLNPHQIEYIQSKPDTVIMMLSGKKLVVAESYEEIYRRIVEYRREIGAFKNEE
- a CDS encoding flagellar basal body-associated FliL family protein, translated to MSDEEELSNAIEGDDGFDAGGGVPSAGSKSKSGLVKILTWVVGIICGTIFIVTVVVITIKVIDRGNQSQSFAQVSEEYNAKPPIMVFYGSNMPQIRGRTADKVPQSFIIELDLGYPESIKEALSTEITLRLPAIVDLIRSYFNSKKAEELSYENEEFLKLQLKEKINRILTNGPIETVVFTKKDIFAY
- a CDS encoding flagellar biosynthetic protein FliO is translated as MRIRTLIVIFLFSINFTIFSQEGNETKRDEVDETKLSLTENANNTPELGNNTVGVRDYLVVVFVLILVIAALYFVLKVIKKVGGNRVGLDNDLIHVISTKALKGTTALHLVEVGNQVFLIGATDNSINPIAEITDKETRDMISLNLSSDNVPQTSFFQFFSDKLKSNNIEESSEQATPKVQTNKDKLDRY
- the fliN gene encoding flagellar motor switch protein FliN, which produces MMSDGSLSQDEIDALLFQGGSDSLDDSSTPNITEADKDNVLSLIDKTKESISNTLSGMLGKSVKLSLGSADITNKSSLLSKLPDEMVEIKLDYSGEAPGEHLYITEKDDALKIAGLMSGQDGLELDAMALASIGEAISQITGTLLTSIEREAKKNVSPSAPEAQKVPKAMVRFPDGDFVSIELILNIEGDGTVKFYEIFDSSIVTALNFLPQDIPQAPSYMGNQQQQPQQQQQQQQQPMNMGQNQQMNMGMGQNQQMNMGQNQQNQMGMGQNPQMMGGGMYQQPMYQQQNVQGVQYPNLNQVDLSGIDSRNIGLLMDVSMELTVELGRTKWQIKEILGIGEGTIIELDKLAGEPVDILVNKNLIARGEVVVIDENFGVRVTEIVSAGAKSVEN
- the motB gene encoding flagellar motor protein MotB, whose product is MADPEQKKCPKCEDGAPAWLATYGDMVTLLMCFFVILMNPEAIDGARLELILASFTGLGPLEGGNTLEVGNLAELGNSVMTLPSTAKGRGLDKARQSAVSLFSPEIKSKQVMIKEDERGLVISLAGDSFFRPASAEVDIERSRETLKKAADLLSSSLLSDRKFRIEGHTDSGAVDPNGKWPSNWELASARSNNVLKYLVEFGSDESQFSTASFADTVPVDTSGTPEGDAYNRRVEIVVLADGHL